DNA from Brassica napus cultivar Da-Ae chromosome C4, Da-Ae, whole genome shotgun sequence:
GAGGTACCTACAAGAAATCAAGATTAGCTATCAGCGCTGATAAAACATAGTTCAACTATGATCACAACACTTACTGAGGAACGCCTGTGATCTCAGTCTTCCAACACTTCTTATTGTTGCAAATCATAGAGGTATGACCTTTGAAAGCCTTGCTATTACATCCACCGCAAGAAATGTAATACCAAGGAGAACCCCGGACAACATCATCTATTGTTGCCGTGCATTCAAACCAAGCGACCTTCATCgtggaaattaaaataaacctcATTAGTTCCCATGCACATGCAAAcgtatttaaaaacattaaaaaaataaaaaaatattgtaccTTTGAAGTTTCTTGCTTGATGTAGGTGAATAGCTCCTCAAGAGTCACTGCCTCCGGCTTAGTGACAACCTCAGCAGCAACACTATTAGCAATTTCTGCGTTAGAATTCAACCTGATGCAAATAAGCCGTAAGTATGTTAAATAATAAGCTGCACGAAATGTCACATCAACAGATGAATGATAATAACTGCATACACAAATCCCTACCATTCGAGATAGTCCTTGCTAGGCTGGACGTCGGAATCCATGAACACTCGAGATGAGGACATAGAAGTGATAGCAAGGGTTCCTGTTAATAACATATGAGTGAATGTGATTAACCGTAACATACTATATGATTGCTCACCTAACAATTAAAGTTTACTTAAGGTAGTTTTATAGAATTTCTCTAAGGTCTGAATAGGAACATGATGTTTTAAAGTGGAATGCTAACCTCCAAGATGCTTAGGATTCACTGTGGTGACCAGAAGAACGCTTGGAGTCCCTCCATACGATTTGAATTTCTGGCAGAAGTCGGATGCAGCCTGGTCCCATAGATAGAGCTTCATCACTGGTCCGCTACATaagacaaaaatatttgttaacaaTAACACAAAACGAAAGAGGCTAAGGTTGGAGAAACATACTCAAGTGCCTGAACATGAACACACAGATGCCGTTTCTCTGCTATATCAGCTTCGTCAAGAACCATGTGTTCAGAGATAGTTtgcccattcaccagcttcatgtGGCCAACATAGTCTGAGATACCAAAATATAAACCGTATACATCAATCTTATACTATAGTAATATAACAAACCCGTCTATAATTATACTCTCATAATTTAACAAACGTATCTATAAGATCAATTATACTCTCATAATTTAACAAACGTATCTATAAGATCATCATCAGTAGCTCAAATATAAAAGGTAATCTAAATAGTTCAACATGGCTTACCATAAAGATCACCCTTGGAGTCACAGTTGGCCCTAAACTCATCGTAGCTGTGGAACCTGAACCTATCTACTGGAAAGAGAACCGGAGGATTCTCAAAGACCGACAAAGAAGAATTCCAAGAGAATGAAACGGTGGCGCTATGATCAGCAACCCGATACTGAATTTTGCTTCTGGATCCGAAAAAGTTGGTCAACTTATAGACGGAACCAGCTGAGAGATCAAATGTTCCTACACGACCAGCCGGAACAAAACCCTGAATAACAGTTCCCTGTCGATAAATCCaaatcattaattaattaatacacTATCTCAGTCGtgcaaaaccaaacaaaataagtaaaaaattggAAACAAACCTCTTCGTCGATAAGGAGCATCTCTTGACCAATGAgaattttggtatttggatTTCGAGCCTCCCATAAGTGAATCAGCCGGAACCTCAACTCGGCCTCCTGTGGGCCCAGCGAAACATCCCTGAACAACATCACTTGGTCGCGATGAGCGGATGAGAGACCGGTGGTAGCTTCAGGGTTCATCGGGTTGGCGGTTCCAACAGACGCATGCGCGCTAGGAGTCATCGCAGTCGCAGAGGAAGCAATAGACTTTCCGTTTGGCTTAGCAGACGCAGAGGAGACGACAATAGACTTTCCGTTTGGCTTAGCAGACGCAGAGGAGACGACGGTCTTCTTGCCGGACGTGCGTTCGGTGGAGGATGAAGAGTTACGGGTAGGCTCCATCGGGATGAGTATTTGAGAGAATCGTAACAGCTTTGATGGAGGCATGAGATCGGAGAAGAGATTTATAAATAgtaaaacagagaagaagacgaAAAGAATCCATTAAATGGGTTAAAGCAAGATTTGATTAGAGAAGTTAATGGTGAGGAGGTTTGATTACAAAAGCTAGTGGTGAAGTTACTCGTCGATTCGGATTTGGAGAGGTGAGAAACGGCAGAGATAGAAGTGGAAAGGAAGGTGACGACGCAATTGAGGCTACGACATACGACGCCTAACTCATCAACCACCCATGGGCCATCGCCTACAGAAAAACAGGCCTAATACACATAAGCCCAAACCATTAAAATCAACAAATAAAACGGGCCGAAAATACGAACCCAAACCATTGTAACCTCGTAATGACGTGGCCGTTTTGTGTAATATGACTGGTTGAATATATCATCCGACGTGGACACCTCCATAGAGCCTTATATGCTGCTTTTAGTATAGTTTTGATGAGTCTAATCTTAATTTTGAACTGCTAAAAAAATGTCTAAAACTGGGTTATATAATAAGAGAAACACGATCATGATTCTATCCACTacgttcaaaaatatataataataaatatctcTCTCTAATAAATATCCAcgtctttatcttcttctaatttcatttttagattttcttcttcagtaaaagaaaaaacaaaacaacaaagaaGAAAGGGTCATCATCGTTTCATGGTTGCCTCTTCTCCTTCTCACTCCCCCACCATATctgctctcttctctctcagcTTCACCCTTCCCTTAAAAGCTCCCACTTTTTACTCCATTTTCGATTTCCTTCATATTCTCCCTCAGCTTTCGCTTAACCCTCAGATtaatatccgaaccgaatctgAACAATCTCTCTCCCTCGATTTCGCGGTTTTAGGGTTCCTATCTTCCTAGTTCCTTTGATTCGTCGATTTTGCTTCTAGGGTTTACTAGTTCGTCTTCAAGATTCGATTTTGCCATTGAATGGTGCAATGGTGTCAGCGAACGACCCTATCGAGACGATATTCAATTCGATCCAAGTCGTTAAAGACGCTCTCCTCCCCATCGAGCTAGGCGTCAAAAAGGCGGCGAGAGACATCGAGAGCTGCTGGGTGAGCAAAGAGAAGGACTTTCGTTTGGGAAGAAACAGGAAGAAGCGAGTGTGTGATAGTGTTCAGTGTTTTGTTAGTGAAGAGAGGAAGAAAGGTTTGTCCTTTAAGTTCCctgtgaagaagaaagacaagTCATTGGATGATGAGGATTCTTGTACGAATTGCTTCAAGTTTGCTATGACTTGGTCTTTGTTGGTGAGTGGCTTTGTCCATGCTTTTCCTGTTCCTTTTAAGATAGGCAAGAAGAGGATTCATGATGAGAACAGCCTTAAGCTTAAACCAAAGGCTAAAGAGATGAGGAAGAGCCAGTCAGCTAAATCTTTAGAAAAGGAAGGGAACAGTTTCACGATTGAATGCGCTATTGGGTTTGTTGTTGAAATGTTGGCTCATAATCTCCAGAAGCTGGACCAGTTCATCCAGGACAGTTCACAGAGTGAAGATAGTCCACTTATCTTTAACATATGGGATGCTAGGAAACTCGATGTGAATGGATTCCTTGGGAACTTGATGTTTGCAAGAGTTGGAGATGTGGCGTCTGGTATAGTTGGCCTGACATCTCCTATGAGTGAAGATGGTGATGAAAGTAACGTTAGTAAGGAGGAAAGTGTAGTTGATTCTCCACAGAGCTTGGCTAGTGGACTACTGAGTATACCTTTGTCGAACGTAGAGCGTTTGAAATCCACACTGTCCACGATTTCATTGACTGAGCTTATTGAGCTTTTACCGCAACTAGGACGACCTTCAGGAGACCATCCGGACAAGAAGAAACTAATCTCTGTTCAGGATTTTTTCAGATACACCGAGTCTGAAGGTATGCATCGTCAGTTCTAGATCATTAGTTGTTTACGTCCTGTGCTACTATTATTGTATAACTCTATGTGGCTTTCAGGCAGGAGGTTCTTTGAAGAACTAGATAGAGATGGTGATGGTAAAGTAACATTGGAAGATCTGGAAATTGCAATGAGGAGAAGAAAATTGCCCAGAAGATACGCCAAGGAGTTTATGAGACGAGCGAGGAGTCATCTTTTCTCAAAATCATTCGGTTGGAAGCAGTTTTTGTCATTGATGGAACAGAAGGAGCCAACCATCCTCCGCGCCTACACTTCTCTCTGTTTGACAAAGTCTGGTACTCTTCAGAAGAGTGAGATATTGGCATCACTAGATAACGCTGGACTTCCTGCTAACGAAGAGAACGCTATAGCCATGATGAGGTTCTTGAAAGTTGACACCGAAGAGTCTATCTCGTATGGACATTTTCGTAACTTCATGGTTTTGCTGCCGTATGAGCGGTTACAGGATGATCCTCGGTGAGTATAAGTCTTTGTTGTAGAATACTTTTAAACGTTTTAATTTTTGCTGTCCTGCTGATGATGATTTTGCTCGTGTAGTAACATCTGGTTTGAAGCTGCGACAGTTGTTGCTGTTGCACCTCCCGTGGCCCTACCTGCTGGAGATGTTCTGAAATCTGCATTAGCGGGAGGACTTGCCTCTGCTCTCTCCACTTCCCTATTGCATCCCATTGACACAATCAAGGTGAGTCCTCTTGTTGTAGCCCTTGCAGATGATTAATATGCTTGATATCTGCTTGTACCCTTCTACATTGATGGATTCGTTATGCATTTTCGTTACTAGACACGCGTGCAAGCATCAACCTTATCATTTCCTGAAGTAATAGCAAAGCTTCCAGAGATTGGTGTCCGGGGAGTGTATAAGGGTTCTATTCCAGCAATTCTTGGACAATTTTCAAGGTCTTTTtccaaatcaaatattattttggcttctgtttgttaattttcattttcagtGTGGCTTAATCTCTTCCGTTGTTGTAGCCATGGCCTGCGGACAGGAATATTCGAAGCAAGTAAACTTGTGTTGATCAATTTTGCTCCCAATCTCCCAGAAATTCAGGTGATGGTCACACTGTACTCATTGTTTGGGTCATTATGGTTTTATATAGATATTGCATTACTGAAGGAGTTAGTCTTAGTTTCCTTACACAACTCAGCATTGCTTTTGTCCTCTGTAGTGATATAGCTTCTACTAAGTGAACCTTATTCTAGACGCATCCTGCAAAAATCCAATATCAAGGCTATGTTATTGCTATACGTAGCTTCTTTAATGCGTCTTCATAGTGTGCTACTTATGTAAAATTTATGGCGCTACGAGGTCTCTTAAATCTAAATTTTGCTTGGTTTGATAAAGTTGCATCATCTGCATTTGTGCTTTCTGATCTTTCTACTTTGCGCTCAGTGAGTAATGTTGGGCATTTGATGCAGATTCAATCGATTGCGTCATTCTGCAGCACGCTATTAGGCACGGCTGTGCGGATTCCATGTGAAGTGCTGAAGCAACGGTTACAGGCAGGCATGTTCAACAACGTAGGGGAAGCCATTGTAGGGACGTGGAAGCAAGACGGTCCAGGAGGGTTTTTCCGTGGGACAGGCGCAACTCTTTGCCGTGAAGTCCCACTATACGTTGTCGGCATGGGACTGTATGCAGAGTCCAAAAAGGTAACAAAGACCGAGATAATCAAAAGGGTCAGTTAAGACTGTTAAAAAACCGAGATGATAAGATTGACTTGGGG
Protein-coding regions in this window:
- the LOC106371913 gene encoding uncharacterized protein LOC106371913 isoform X2, with protein sequence MIWIYRQGTVIQGFVPAGRVGTFDLSAGSVYKLTNFFGSRSKIQYRVADHSATVSFSWNSSLSVFENPPVLFPVDRFRFHSYDEFRANCDSKGDLYDYVGHMKLVNGQTISEHMVLDEADIAEKRHLCVHVQALDGPVMKLYLWDQAASDFCQKFKSYGGTPSVLLVTTVNPKHLGGTLAITSMSSSRVFMDSDVQPSKDYLEWLNSNAEIANSVAAEVVTKPEAVTLEELFTYIKQETSKVAWFECTATIDDVVRGSPWYYISCGGCNSKAFKGHTSMICNNKKCWKTEITGVPQYLTKISVYDKSEQAVFVILGDAGKELSGKHAAELVATYFESNEGVGADHCVPIPQALLDTIGQTRKFIVKVSDHNFSGKTQTITVTKILPLAVALPATSEEPGASSGFGNSAGDRARKAAEILEADEAKRCKSG
- the LOC106371913 gene encoding uncharacterized protein LOC106371913 isoform X1, which produces MIWIYRQGTVIQGFVPAGRVGTFDLSAGSVYKLTNFFGSRSKIQYRVADHSATVSFSWNSSLSVFENPPVLFPVDRFRFHSYDEFRANCDSKGDLYDYVGHMKLVNGQTISEHMVLDEADIAEKRHLCVHVQALDGPVMKLYLWDQAASDFCQKFKSYGGTPSVLLVTTVNPKHLGGTLAITSMSSSRVFMDSDVQPSKDYLEWLNSNAEIANSVAAEVVTKPEAVTLEELFTYIKQETSKVQYFFIFLMFLNTFACAWELMRFILISTMKVAWFECTATIDDVVRGSPWYYISCGGCNSKAFKGHTSMICNNKKCWKTEITGVPQYLTKISVYDKSEQAVFVILGDAGKELSGKHAAELVATYFESNEGVGADHCVPIPQALLDTIGQTRKFIVKVSDHNFSGKTQTITVTKILPLAVALPATSEEPGASSGFGNSAGDRARKAAEILEADEAKRCKSG
- the LOC106384817 gene encoding mitochondrial substrate carrier family protein C codes for the protein MVSANDPIETIFNSIQVVKDALLPIELGVKKAARDIESCWVSKEKDFRLGRNRKKRVCDSVQCFVSEERKKGLSFKFPVKKKDKSLDDEDSCTNCFKFAMTWSLLVSGFVHAFPVPFKIGKKRIHDENSLKLKPKAKEMRKSQSAKSLEKEGNSFTIECAIGFVVEMLAHNLQKLDQFIQDSSQSEDSPLIFNIWDARKLDVNGFLGNLMFARVGDVASGIVGLTSPMSEDGDESNVSKEESVVDSPQSLASGLLSIPLSNVERLKSTLSTISLTELIELLPQLGRPSGDHPDKKKLISVQDFFRYTESEGRRFFEELDRDGDGKVTLEDLEIAMRRRKLPRRYAKEFMRRARSHLFSKSFGWKQFLSLMEQKEPTILRAYTSLCLTKSGTLQKSEILASLDNAGLPANEENAIAMMRFLKVDTEESISYGHFRNFMVLLPYERLQDDPRNIWFEAATVVAVAPPVALPAGDVLKSALAGGLASALSTSLLHPIDTIKTRVQASTLSFPEVIAKLPEIGVRGVYKGSIPAILGQFSSHGLRTGIFEASKLVLINFAPNLPEIQIQSIASFCSTLLGTAVRIPCEVLKQRLQAGMFNNVGEAIVGTWKQDGPGGFFRGTGATLCREVPLYVVGMGLYAESKKMVAQALGRELEAWETIAVGAVSGGVAAVVTTPFDVMKTRMMTATPGRPISMSMVFFSVLRHEGPLGLFKGAVPRFFWVAPLGAMNFAGYELAKKAMQKNEEDQLGQKKLC